Proteins encoded together in one Penicillium digitatum chromosome 1, complete sequence window:
- a CDS encoding repetitive proline-rich cell wall protein 2-like, producing MWKPSQLLATPGRIGVGVVSFVVVEVAVVEVAVVEVVVVEVAVVEVAVVEVAVVEAAALGVAVPDAVALDAAALDAAALDAAILDAAALDAAILDAAALDATALEDDMLDAAALDAAALDAAILDAAALDATALEDDMLDAAILDAAALDAAALEDEILDAAALEAAALDAAILDAAALDAAALDAAMLEAAALETAAMLDAAALEAAELEAAALEAAALEAAALDAAILDTAALEAAALDAAILDAAALDADALDAAMLDAAALEAAALDAAVLDTGTLEVAAVEDDMVEAAAPEAAKVVVG from the coding sequence ATGTGGAAGCCATCACAGTTGTTGGCCACGCCCGGGAGGATAGGGGTTGGAGTAGTGAGCTTTGTGGTTGTGGAGGTCGCTGTAGTGGAAGTCGCTGTAGTGGAAGTCGTTGTAGTGGAAGTCGCTGTAGTGGAAGTCGCTGTAGTGGAAGTCGCTGTAGTGGAAGCCGCCGCGCTGGGGGTGGCTGTACCGGATGCTGTCGCACTCGACGCTGCCGCGCTGGACGCCGCTGCGCTGGATGCCGCTATACTAGATGCCGCTGCACTGGACGCCGCTATACTGGACGCCGCTGCACTGGACGCCACCGCACTGGAAGACGATATGCTAGACGCCGCTGCGCTAGATGCCGCCGCACTGGACGCCGCTATACTGGACGCCGCTGCACTGGACGCCACCGCACTAGAAGACGATATGCTGGACGCCGCTATACTGGACGCTGCTGCACTGGATGCTGCTGCACTGGAAGACGAAATACTGGACGCTGCGGCACTGGAAGCTGCGGCACTGGACGCCGCTATACTAGACGCCGCTGCGCTGGATGCCGCCGCACTGGATGCCGCTATGCTGGAGGCTGCCGCGCTAGAGACCGCCGCTATGCTAGATGCCGCTGCGCTAGAAGCTGCTGAACTAGAAGCGGCCGCACTGGAAGCGGCCGCACTAGAAGCTGCGGCACTGGATGCCGCTATACTGGACACCGCTGCACTGGAAGCTGCCGCACTGGACGCCGCTATACTAGATGCCGCTGCACTAGATGCCGACGCACTGGACGCCGCTATGCTAGATGCCGCTGCACTGGAAGCTGCCGCACTAGATGCCGCTGTGCTGGATACCGGTACACTGGAAGTCGCTGCCGTGGAAGACGATATGGTTGAAGCCGCTGCACCGGAGGCTGCTAAAGTGGTCGTAGGCTGA
- a CDS encoding RNA polymerase II, heptapeptide repeat, eukaryotic yields MSVIATRTETPVVSCKPIPENHVDYSVHSNTSRASSISSYRTNYSASTAPTTYSLSSPSSSDRPCDSVNSLPRSIEPIQRRLPHEAHKVIIYYLEELHKGQHQTGCTTCFQRDLHALALTCRSWEKAVRGPLYHKIHIVGNDSPAQLKKYRLKRGSRLKLLRRTLRERKLLANLVCELRVPQLDLLFTTTKQGGQWEEYRDIVASVVMVCPNLERLLGLSIPYHHEFDRLTHALSTRKKLKEHTWILGEAAQTSELSPRDKACSGSLGPSQMFEFLDYHTSWTSLETLMLYGLNGNGALEPSISLRMFNLLPSLRNLCITSFNKDSFDDSTLMCLPTLESLRLENLPGITDVGLSQYASRAESLSLKTLVLIEPNIESLLVISKILASLRQLERFKIVQTEKCPTLPDEHVIFQPILASSNLKYLHWDVACPDPGTALTQLETLPFQKPTKSSNAPNFHLAQSIISAGFPQLVALRAPCDVEPPGALQAACRPIPKGKALLRPDRYSLPRSSRGSVNTRPLALPAGNNLTSARIRAQTFIDMAAKDTEAGMPVLIQDYSDSYVPDNARHSQFEEEPQVMDDYGIWAACERFKREGNSHSGPKTVYEFRMPTLMGRSGIRDPATGASIPHFLLRPDLPGQESDGGLIGWKQLLASNQSLSYAAGVGINNLGSGSPSILTPEEPMSPASTISRFGWGSLSGRSMMGTSPTTPTTPITPMSSVMGSTLPWEKDTCTGTWNHKRGRDWWFHMERDRPGNSELVGIKQLF; encoded by the exons ATGAGTGTTATCGCCACTAGAACAGAGACCCCTGTGGTATCTTGCAAGCCCATCCCCGAGAACCATGTCGATTATTCCGTTCATTCAAATACTTCCCGGGCCTCCTCGATATCTTCCTACAGAACCAACTATAGCGCCTCAACCGCACCGACCACATATTCTTTATCCTCACCATCCTCATCTGACCGTCCATGTGACTCTGTCAATTCTCTTCCCAGATCAATTGAACCAATTCAACGCCGATTACCTCATGAGGCCCACAAAGTGATAATCTACTATTTAGAGGAGTTACACAAAGGGCAGCACCAGACTGGATGTACCACGTGTTTTCAACGCGACTTGCATGCCTTGGCCTTGACTTGCCGGTCGTGGGAGAAGGCTGTTAGAGGACCTCT ATATCACAAAATACACATTGTCGGAAATGACTCCCCGGCACAACTCAAGAAATACCGTCTGAAGAGAGGGAGTCGCCTGAAGCTACTCAGACGAACCCTCCGCGAACGGAAGTTGTTGGCCAACCTCGTATGCGAGCTGCGGGTGCCGCAATTAGATTTGCTCTTTACCACGACAAAACAAGGCGGGCAATGGGAAGAGTACCGAGACATCGTAGCATCCGTGGTCATGGTGTGCCCGAATCTGGAGCGCCTACTGGGCTTGTCGATCCCATATCACCATGAATTCGATCGTCTGACCCATGCTTTGTCGACGCGCAAAAAGCTCAAAGAGCACACATGGATTTTAGGTGAAGCCGCACAAACATCGGAGTTGTCCCCGCGCGACAAAGCCTGCTCTGGGAGCCTGGGCCCTTCCCAAATGTTCGAGTTTCTGGACTATCACACCTCGTGGACAAGTCTCGAGACACTGATGCTTTATGGATTGAACGGAAATGGCGCGTTGGAGCCTAGCATCTCTCTGCGCATGTTCAATCTCCTTCCCTCTTTGCGGAACCTGTGCATTACCTCCTTCAACAAAGACTCCTTTGATGACAGCACATTGATGTGTCTGCCAACCTTGGAGTCATTAAGATTGGAGAACCTGCCTGGAATTACAGATGTTGGTCTCTCGCAGTACGCGTCGCGAGCTGAATCACTCTCTCTCAAAACCCTTGTTTTGATCGAGCCAAACATCGAGTCACTTCTAGTCATTTCCAAAATCCTTGCGTCACTACGACAACTTGAACGGTTCAAGATAGTCCAGACCGAAAAGTGCCCAACTTTGCCAGATGAACATGTGATCTTCCAGCCCATCCTGGCCTCATCAAATCTGAAATATCTGCACTGGGATGTGGCATGCCCAGACCCAGGGACCGCCCTTACCCAACTTGAGACCCTCCCGTTCCAGAAACCCACAAAATCCTCCAATGCCCCCAACTTTCATCTTGCCCAGAGCATCATCTCCGCCGGTTTCCCTCAACTGGTAGCTCTCCGCGCACCCTGCGATGTGGAGCCCCCAGGTGCACTCCAGGCTGCCTGCCGGCCAATACCCAAGGGCAAAGCCTTACTCCGACCAGACCGGTACAGCTTGCCTCGCAGCTCTCGCGGTTCTGTGAACACTCGACCGCTCGCTTTGCCAGCGGGGAACAATCTGACTTCCGCTCGAATTCGTGCCCAGACGTTCATCGATATGGCCGCCAAGGACACCGAGGCCGGCATGCCAGTTTTGATCCAAGATTACTCGGACTCGTATGTGCCAGACAATGCGCGTCACTCCCAGTTTGAGGAAGAGCCCCAGGTAATGGACGACTACGGAATCTGGGCTGCCTGCGAGCGGTTCAAACGCGAGGGCAACAGCCACAGCGGCCCTAAAACGGTCTACGAGTTCCGTATGCCAACTTTGATGGGCCGTAGTGGAATCAGGGATCCTGCAACTGGCGCATCCATTCCTCACTTCCTTCTCCGTCCTGATCTACCTGGGCAGGAGTCAGACGGTGGCTTGATTGGGTGGAAGCAACTGCTTGCCTCGAACCAGTCACTGTCATATGCTGCCGGGGTAGGTATTAACAATCTCGGCAGCGGAAGCCCTTCTATCCTAACTCCCGAGGAGCCCATGTCACCTGCATCCACCATTTCTAGGTTTGGTTGGGGAAGCTTGAGTGGGCGGTCTATGATGGGTACGTCTCCGACAACACCCACAACACCAATCACGCCGATGAGCAGTGTAATGGGCTCGACCTTGCCTTGGGAGAAGGATACCTGCACTGGAACCTGGAACCACAAAAGGGGACGAGACTGGTGGTTCCATATGGAGCGTGATCGTCCGGGCAACTCAGAGCTCGTTGGCATTAAACAACTTTTCTAA
- a CDS encoding Glutaminyl-tRNA synthetase → MDPAKPIDLPERPKEATEPTDPPKKSKSQEKKEAAAAKKAAAKLARQDQPKPKGEPKAPKGKEAPAPRDPEAMFKVGFLHDVYQEKPLSETVPKIRTRFPPEPNGFLHIGHSKAIAINFGFAKYHGGECILRFDDTNPEGEEERYYNAIREIVTWLGFTPVRETNASDNFDRLYELAEDLIKRDGAYVCHCNKSEIKAQRGEVEGGQRGGERFSCSHRTRPIEESMTEFRAMRDGKYKAGEAALRMKQDITDPNPQMWDLFAWRIMGTEDKQHHLTGGKWKIYPTYDFAHCLCDSIEEISHSLCTTEFELSRVSYEWLCDKLEVYRPNQREYGRLNITGTVLSKRKIIQLVKEGHVRDWDDPRLYTLIALRRRGVPPGAILAFVNDLGVTKNTTNVQVTKFEQIVRQYLETTVPRLMVVLEPLKVIIDDLPEDYVELLDCPFSKDPAFGTHNIPFTKTVYIEHSDFRAVDSPDYFRLAPGKTVGLLKVPYPITATSFETDPATGEVTCVHAKYEKPAEGETPTKPKSFIHWIGESAEHNSPIRAEVRGFNSLFKSEDPSAHPAGFLADINPDSEEIFKDAMVETGFRDISRSAPWPKEKGAEEPGENKHSIRFQGMRVAYFAVDRESTDERLVLNRIVTLKDAQGKN, encoded by the coding sequence ATGGACCCAGCAAAGCCCATTGACCTGCCTGAGAGGCCCAAGGAGGCCACCGAGCCTACGGATCCACCCAAGAAGTCCAAGAGtcaggagaagaaagaggctGCAGCGGCCAAGAAAGCGGCTGCCAAGCTAGCAAGACAGGACCAGCCCAAACCCAAGGGAGAGCCAAAGGCACCTAAGGGTAAGGAGGCTCCTGCGCCCCGGGACCCCGAGGCTATGTTCAAGGTCGGCTTCCTACACGACGTGTACCAGGAAAAGCCCCTCTCCGAGACCGTCCCCAAGATCCGCACGCGATTCCCGCCCGAGCCCAACGGATTCCTCCACATCGGGCACAGCAAAGCCATCGCAATCAACTTTGGATTTGCCAAGTACCACGGTGGCGAGTGCATTCTGCGCTTCGATGATACCAACCCAGAAGGCGAGGAGGAGCGATACTACAATGCTATCCGGGAGATTGTGACATGGCTCGGTTTCACCCCTGTGCGTGAAACCAACGCCAGCGATAACTTTGACCGCCTCTACGAGCTCGCAGAGGATCTCATTAAGCGTGATGGTGCATACGTCTGCCATTGCAACAAGTCAGAGATTAAGGCCCAGCGTGGTGAGGTCGAGGGCGGCCAGCGCGGTGGAGAACGCTTCTCATGCAGCCACCGCACACGACCCATCGAAGAGTCTATGACCGAATTCCGTGCCATGCGCGACGGAAAATACAAGGCTGGTGAGGCAGCGTTGCGCATGAAGCAGGATATCACAGACCCGAACCCGCAGATGTGGGATCTGTTCGCCTGGCGCATCATGGGCACTGAGGACAAGCAGCACCACCTCACCGGCGGCAAGTGGAAGATTTACCCGACTTACGACTTCGCGCACTGTTTGTGTGATAGTATTGAAGAAATCTCACACTCTCTGTGTACAACTGAGTTCGAGCTCTCCCGCGTCTCGTACGAGTGGCTCTGCGATAAGCTGGAGGTCTACCGCCCCAACCAGCGCGAGTACGGCCGTCTCAACATCACCGGCACAGTCTTGTCCAAGCGTAAGATCATCCAGCTTGTCAAGGAAGGACATGTTCGCGACTGGGATGACCCACGCCTGTACACCCTCATCGCGCTGCGCCGTCGCGGTGTACCCCCCGGCGCGATCCTCGCTTTCGTCAACGACCTCGGTGTAACAAAGAACACCACCAACGTCCAGGTCACCAAGTTCGAGCAAATCGTCCGCCAGTACCTTGAAACTACTGTCCCACGTCTGATGGTTGTCCTTGAGCCGCTGAAGGTTATCATCGACGACCTCCCAGAAGACTACGTCGAGCTCCTCGACTGCCCCTTCTCCAAGGATCCAGCCTTCGGCACCCACAATATCCCCTTCACGAAGACGGTCTACATTGAGCACTCCGACTTCCGTGCTGTCGACTCACCAGACTACTTCCGCCTCGCCCCAGGCAAAACAGTCGGCCTCCTCAAAGTTCCCTATCCCATCACGGCGACTTCCTTCGAAACAGACCCTGCCACCGGCGAGGTTACCTGCGTGCACGCTAAATACGAGAAACCCGCCGAAGGCGAAACGCCCACAAAACCCAAGTCCTTCATCCACTGGATCGGCGAATCGGCCGAACACAACAGCCCCATCCGCGCCGAGGTTCGTGGTTTCAACTCACTCTTCAAGTCAGAGGATCCTTCTGCCCACCCGGCTGGTTTCCTCGCCGATATCAATCCGGACTCCGAGGAGATCTTCAAGGATGCTATGGTTGAGACTGGATTCCGGGATATCTCCCGCTCGGCACCGTGGCCCAAGGAGAAGGGTGCTGAGGAGCCCGGTGAGAATAAGCACTCTATTCGCTTCCAGGGTATGCGTGTTGCATACTTTGCTGTTGATCGCGAGTCTACGGATGAGAGGTTGGTGCTTAATCGCATTGTAACTCTTAAGGATGCCCAGGGTAAGAACTAA
- a CDS encoding Proteasome regulatory particle subunit Rpt5, putative, with protein sequence MSTLEDLDDLEQEQRDKKQDQNDGNGKKPEGDGDANMEDVGKKDEEEEMLDEDILNSSTADIVTRRRMLENEMRIMKSEFQRLTHEQSTMREKVKDNQEKIENNRQLPYLVGNVVELLDLDVEAEAAEEGANIDLDATRVGKSAVIKTSTRQTIFLPLIGLVDHETLKPGDLIGVNKDSYLILDTLPAEYDNRVKAMEVDEKPTEKYTDIGGLDKQIEEIVEAIVWPMKEAERFKKIGIKAPKGALMYGPPGTGKTLLARACAAETNATFLKLAGPQLVQMFIGDGAKLVRDCFALAKEKAPSIIFIDELDAVGTKRFDSEKSGDREVQRTMLELLNQLDGFASDDRIKVLAATNRVDVLDPALLRSGRLDRKIEFPLPNEEARANILQIHSRKMSVEDSVNWAELARSTDEFGGAQLKAVCVEAGMIALRKGLNKIGHENYVDAIAEVQAKKRDTNMGIYV encoded by the exons ATGTCGACTCTTGAGGACCTCGACGACCTTGAGCAGGAGCAGAGAGACAAGAAGCAAGACCAGAACGATGGTAATGGCAAGAAGCCTGAAGGCGATGGCGATGCCAATATGGAAGACGTCGGCAaaaaagacgaagaagaagagatgctGGACGAGGATATCTTGAACTCAAGCACGGCAGACATCGTTACGCGACGGCGGATGCTGGAGAACGAGATGCGAATCATGAAAAGCGAGTTTCAGCGTTTGACACATGAGCAAAGTACAATGAGGGAGAAGGTGAAGGATAATCAAGAGAAGATTGAGAACAACAG ACAACTACCATACCTTGTAGGAAACGTTGTGGAGCTATTGGATCTTGATGTGGAGGCAGAAGCAGCGGAGGAAGGGGCTAATATCGACCTGGATGCTACCCGCGTAGGCAAATCCGCTGTCATCAAGACCTCCACCCGCCAGACAATCTTCCTTCCGCTTATTGGTCTTGTTGACCACGAAACACTGAAGCCCGGTGACTTGATCGGTGTCAACAAAGACTCATATCTCATTCTGGACACACTTCCGGCCGAGTATGACAACCGCGTCAAGGCAATGGAGGTCGACGAGAAGCCCACGGAAAAGTACACAGATATCGGTGGCCTGGATAAGCAGATCGAAGAGATCGTGGAAGCCATCGTGTGGCCTATGAAGGAGGCAGAGCGCTTTAAGAAAATCGGCATCAAGGCCCCAAAGG GTGCTTTGATGTACGGACCCCCAGGTACCGGTAAGACGCTTCTGGCCCGTGCCTGTGCCGCCGAGACGAATGCCACATTCCTCAAGCTTGCCGGACCCCAACTGGTGCAGATGTTCATCGGAGACGGTGCCAAGCTTGTGCGCGACTGCTTTGCCCTGGCTAAGGAGAAGGCGCCCTctatcatcttcatcgaTGAGCTGGACGCCGTGGGTACCAAGCGTTTCGACTCAGAGAAATCCGGAGATCGCGAAGTGCAGCGAACTATGCTGGAACTCCTGAACCAACTGGACGGCTTTGCCTCGGACGACCGCATCAAGGTCCTAGCGGCAACTAACCGTGTCGACGTGCTGGACCCTGCCCTGCTGCGTTCCGGTCGTCTGGACCGAAAGATCGAGTTCCCCCTGCCCAACGAAGAAGCCCGCGCCAACATCCTGCAGATCCACTCGCGCAAGATGTCTGTCGAGGATAGCGTCAACTGGGCTGAGCTGGCTCGCAGCACGGATGAGTTCGGCGGTGCCCAGCTCAAGGCCGTTTGTGTTGAGGCTGGTATGATTGCACTCCGGAAGGGTCTGAACAAGATCGGTCATGAGAACTATGTCGATGCTATCGCTGAGGTCCAAGCTAAGAAGAGGGATACCAACATGGGCATCTATGTTTAG
- a CDS encoding Taurine catabolism dioxygenase TauD/TfdA, translating into MSLSWRAALRSSGLWSCAGPKRLRARYSPAGALTGHRHATPGSLRLLNTNMAWNGPQIAWSRSDIVTFPGKDKNDRETKLNFGRFFLRENCQCPKCIHPDTMQRISDTFSIPQNVKIESIEHSDNTAKIKWSDNHIGLYSYAWLYAHSQEMSRIEGSKSAPYPQSAMQRPRQFTPVMNPDQSPRVKYDDVMSDDNSLHIWLSHIWDQGFCFVDDVPINPEATQFLIERIAFIRNTHYGGFWDFTADLTFKDTAYTNEFLGAHTDNTYFTDPARLQLFHLLSHTEGSGGENLLVDGFAAAAQLRLEKPEHYAQLANHRHPWHASGNEDTCIQPSVMAPVFSMHPDLKKMYQIRWNNYDRAPKTNWSASEQTTWYRAARHYNEILQSREMWTKLKPGSALLFDNWRMLHGRSQFTGKRRMCGGYVNNDDYISRLRLLKFGRKEVLDNLGNVGNNPKNPYWFI; encoded by the exons ATGAGCTTAAGCTGGCGTGCAGCACTCAGGTCGAGTGGACTGTGGAGTTGCGCCGG ACCCAAAAGACTGAGAGCCCGTTACTCCCCCGCTGGTGCTTTG ACTGGTCATCGACATGCCACACCTGGTTCCTTAAGATTGCTGAACACCAACATGGCCTGGAATGGTCCTCAGATTGCTTGGTCCAGATCCGATATAGTGACCTTCCCAGGTAAAGACAAAAATGATCGGGAAACCAAGTTAAATTT CGGTCGTTTTTTCCTCAG AGAAAACTGCCAATGTCCCAAATGTATCCACCCGGATACGATGCAGAGGATAAGCGACACTTTCTCG ATTCCGCAGAACGTTAAGATAGAGTCAATTGAGCACAGTGATAACACGGCCAAGATCAAGT GGTCTGATAACCACATAGGGCTTTATTCATATGCCTGGCTTTATGCGCACTCGCAGGAAATGTCTCGTATTGAAGGAAGCAAGTCAGCGCCATATCCCCAATCAGCAATGCAACGTCCCAG GCAGTTCACCCCAGTCATGAATCCAGATCAGAGTCCCAGGGTCAAATATGACGATGTTATGTCAGACGATAATTCTCTTCATATTTGGTTGAGCCATATT TGGGACCAGGGATTCTGTTTTGTAGACGATGTTCCTATCAACCCAGAGGCTACTCAATTTCTCATCGAGCGGATTGCGTTCATCAGGAACACCCACTATG GTGGCTTTTGGGACTTTACAGCCGATTTAACTTTCAAAGACACGGCATACACCAATGAGTTCCTGGGTGCTCATACAGACAACACTTATTTCACAGATCCTGCAAGGCTTCAGCTCTTCCATCTGCTATCCCACACCGAAGGATCTGGGGGAGAGAATCTCTTAGTTGATGGTTTTGCAGCTGCAGCTCAACTACGCCTTGAGAAACCTGAGCATTATGCCCAATTGGCAAATCATAGGCACCCATGGCATGCAAGCGGGAACGAAGACACCTGCATCCAACCATCCGTCATGGCACCGGTATTTTCAATGCATCCGGATCTGAAGAAAATGTACCAGATCCGTTGGAACAACTATGATCGTGCACCAAAGACCAATTGGTCGGCATCGGAACAGACCACATGGTACCGCGCTGCGCGCCACTATAACGAGATCCTACAGAGCAGAGAAATGTGGACAAAGCTAAAACCAGGATCGGCGCTTT TGTTCGATAACTGGAGAATGTTACATGGCCGCTCTCAGTTTACTGGAAAGAGGCGAATGTGTGGTGGCTACG TCAACAACGATGACTATATTTCTCGACTTCGTTTGCTCAAGTTCGGCCGGAAAGAGGTGCTAGACAACCTTGGCAACGTCGGAAATAATCCCAAGAACCCTTATTGGTTCATATAG
- a CDS encoding Peroxisomal dehydratase, putative encodes MLVPGAGHEFPVQGVSWKRREVLMLANSIGIKADELRFLCSCHKPHMYQSKYHYLIRIKALHPNFSVFPTYSLIPEVADSYARQKAVRILGAPDLHHLHRVDGQHQLTVVKPLPTTSAGCKFELRNNFVDVHDKGKHGTVIETEQSIVNRESGELYTNVVSSGPSTVNYPPPKGKVPNATHVVQSNSEATRLYREVLISMVTIALSTPTPEPDQKMSFGGAIFHGCFSCDSAAHGVLRELGGSNSINMKEYQARFGSLSSPVKDLPLKFEE; translated from the exons ATGTTGGTCCCTGGAGCTGGTCACGAATTCCCCGTCCAAGGGGTCTCTTGGAAGAGGCGTGAAGTGCTAATGTTGGCCAACAGCATTGGTATCAAGGCGGACGAGCTGCGGTTCCTCTGTTCATGCCACAAGCCACATATGTACCAGTCTAAATACCACTATCTAATTAGGATCAAGGCACTCCACCCCAACTTCTCCGTCTTCCCAACCTATTCTCTCATCCCC GAGGTGGCTGATTCTTATGCTCGCCAGAAGGCAGTTCGTATTCTAGGCGCCCCCGACCTGCACCATCTTCATAGAGTCGATGGCCAGCATCAGCTCACTGTCGTTAAGCCGCTCCCTACCACTAGCGCAGGGTGCAAGTTTGAGCTGCGCAATAATTTCGTTGATGTTCATGATAAAGGCAAGCATGGTACTGTCATTGAGACCGAGCAGTCTATTGTGAATAGGGAGAGCGGCGAGTTGTACACCAACGTTGTGAGTAGCG GACCAAGCACCGTCAACTATCCCCCGCCCAAGGGCAAGGTCCCGAACGCAACGCACGTTGTTCAGAGCAACTCAGAGGCAACCCGCCTGTACCGGGAAGTACTCA TCTCAATGGTGACTATAGCCCTCTCCACGCCCACTCCGGAGCCTGACCAGAAGATGAGCTTCGGTGGTGCTATATTCCACGGTTGTTTCAGCTGTGATTCTGCTGCGCACGGAGTTCTGCGCGAATTGGGTGGTAGCAATTCTATCAATATGAAGGAGTATCAGGCTCGTTTTGGCTCCCTATCCAGCCCGGTGAAAGacttaccactgaaatttGAAGAATAG
- a CDS encoding Histone H4 arginine methyltransferase RmtA — MDTGSDTPQGITSSADRMVGMEHSEVRYFTSYDHHGIHEEMLKDDVRTRSYRDSIYQNRHIFKDKIVLDVGCGTGILSMFAARAGAKHVIGVDMSSIIEKARQIVQVNGLSDKITLLQGKMEEVNLPFPKVDIIISEWMGYFLLYESMLDTVLYARDTYLNPGGLIFPDKATMYVAGIEDGDYKDDKIGFWDNVYGFDYSPMKEIALNEPLVDTVEMKALVTDPCPIITFDLNTVTTADLAFKVPYALTAKRPDFIHAMIAWFDIEFSACHKPIHFSTGPHAKYTHWKQTVFYLRDVLTVEEEEKVTGWIENRPNDKNKRDLDIGITYKFETPDATRAAEGGCFYRMC, encoded by the exons ATGGACACCGGATCCGATACCCCTCAGGGGATCACCAGCAGTGCTGATCGCATGGTTGGCATGGAGCACTCTGAAGTCCGCTACTTCACTAG CTATGACCACCACG GTATCCACGAGGAGATGCTT AAAGATGATGTGCGCACACGCTCCTACCGCGACTCCATCTACCAAAACCGCCACATCTTCAAGGACAAGATCGTCCTTGATGTCGGCTGTGGAACTGGTATTCTGAGCAT GTTTGCTGCTCGTGCCGGCGCAAAGCACGTCATTGGTGTCGACATGTCCTCAATCATCGAGAAGGCCCGTCAGATTGTCCAGGTGAACGGACTGTCCGATAAGATCACTCTTCTCCAGGGCAAGATGGAGGAAGTTAACCTTCCTTTCCCCAAGGTTGATATCATCATCTCTGAGTGGATGGGCTACTTCCTTCTGTACGAGTCCATGCTGGACACCGTTCTCTACGCCCGTGACACCTACCTCAACCCTGGTGGTCTAATCTTCCCCGATAAGGCTACCATGTACGTTGCTGGTATTGAGGATGGCGATTACAAGGATGATAAGATTGGAT TCTGGGACAACGTCTACGGATTTGACTACAGCCCCATGAAGGAGATTGCTCTTAACGAGCCCCTCGTCGATACCGTCGAGATGAAGGCTCTTGTGACCGATCCCTGCCCGATCATCACCTTTGATCTGAACACCGTCACCACGGCCGACCTTGCCTTCAAGGTGCCTTATGCCCTTACCGCCAAGCGTCCCGACTTCATCCACGCCATGATCGCCTGGTTCGACATCGAGTTCAGCGCCTGCCACAAGCCCATTCACTTCTCCACTGGTCCCCACGCCAAGTACACTCACTGGAAGCAGACCGTGTTCTACCTCCGTGATGTCCTCACcgtcgaggaggaggagaaggttACCGGCTGGATTGAGAACCGTCCCAACGATAAGAACAAGCGTGACTTGGATATCGGCATCACCTACAAGTTCGAGACCCCTGATGCTACCCGCGCGGCTGAGGGTGGCTGCTTCTACCGCAT GTGTTAA
- a CDS encoding Per1-like: MNLGIGRVNLYALFSFVFLASLIGRSNASLGDHLPEFKECVQVCKTENCQNGNSVLPLHHRLLLWTCPAECDYTCQHVITDRRVSRDPPMISPVVQFHGKWPFRRLLGMQEPFSVLFSFFNFAAHWHGMSRIQESIPAWHSLRPYYMMFGYAGLASWSFSMIFHMRDFPLTEKLDYWAAGASVLYGLYLAVVRIFRLDLEYPPYRPTLRRLWTAVCVLLYTLHVSYLTFWSWDYTYNMMANVVVGIIQNLLWTGFSIFRYQRHLKSWTAWPGMIVAWIIMAMSLELLDFPPWNGLIDAHSLWHLGTVVPAVWWYSFLIRDTQDDIATHRLKA; the protein is encoded by the exons ATGAATCTGGGTATAGGAAGAGTGAATCTCTAcgctcttttctctttcgtCTTCTTAGCCTCCCTCATTGGCAGGTCCAACGCGTCACTAGGAGACCATCTCCCCGAATTCAAAGAATGTGTCCAG GTCTGTAAAACGGAAAATTGTCAGAACGGTAATTCAGTGCTAC CTCTCCACCATCGCTTGCTACTATGGACCTGCCCTGCTGAATGTGACTACACTTGTCAACATGTCATAACCGACCGCCGAGTTTCGCGTGATCCCCCAATGATCAGCCCGGTTGTACAATTCCACGGGAAGTGGCCATTCCGTAGGCTCCTAGGGATGCAGGAGCCCTTCTCGGTgctcttctccttcttcaacttcgCTGCCCACTGGCATGGCATGTCTCGTATTCAAGAGTCTATCCCCGCCTGGCACTCGCTCCGCCCATATTACATGATGTTTGGATACGCTGGACTTGCAAGCTGGAGTTTCAGCATGATATTCCATATGCGTGATTTCCCCCTGACGGAGAAGCTGGACTACTGGGCGGCTGGCGCTAGTGTGCTGTACGGTCTCTACCTTGCTGTTGTTCGAATTTTCCGCCTGGACCTCGAGTATCCTCCATACCGGCCAACCCTACGTCGGCTTTGGACTGCTGTCTGCGTTCTGCTGTACACATTGCACGTGTCTTATCTTACCTTCTGGTCTTGGGACTACACTTACAATATGATGGCGAACGTAGTCGTTGGCATTATTCAAAACCTCTTGTGGACCGGTTTTAGTATCTTCCGATACCAAAGACATTTGAAATCTTGGACCGCCTGGCCTGGTATGATTGTGGCGTGGATAATCATGGCTATGAGTTTAGAGTTGCTCGATTTTCCCCCTTGGAATGGGTTGATCGACGCGCACAGTCTCTGGCATCTGGGTACAGTGGTCCCCGCTGTTTGGTGGTATTC GTTCCTGATCAGGGACACACAAGACGATATTGCGACGCATAGGCTAAAGGCGTGA